The following proteins are co-located in the Streptomyces sp. DT2A-34 genome:
- a CDS encoding GntR family transcriptional regulator produces MELELSVDRSSPVPLYFQLSQQLEAAIEHGALTPGSLLGNEIELAARLGLSRPTVRQAIQSLVDKGLLVRRRGVGTQVVHSQVKRPLELSSLYDDLESAGQRPATKVLVNTVVPASAEVAAALGVAEDSDVHRVERLRLAHGEPMAYLCNFLPPALIDLDTPQLEATGLYRLMRAAGITLHSARQTIGARAATAVEAERLAEEEGAPLLTMQRVTFDDTGRAVEYGTHTYRPSRYSFEFQLLVRS; encoded by the coding sequence GTGGAACTCGAGCTCAGTGTGGACCGGAGCAGTCCGGTGCCCTTGTACTTCCAGCTTTCCCAGCAGCTCGAAGCCGCGATCGAGCACGGAGCGCTCACGCCCGGCAGCCTGCTGGGCAACGAGATCGAACTCGCCGCACGCCTCGGCCTGTCCCGGCCGACCGTCCGCCAGGCCATCCAGTCGCTGGTCGACAAGGGTCTGCTGGTGCGCCGCCGAGGCGTCGGGACGCAGGTCGTGCACAGCCAGGTCAAGCGCCCGCTGGAGCTCAGCAGCCTCTACGACGACCTGGAGTCGGCCGGCCAGCGCCCGGCAACCAAGGTGCTCGTCAACACCGTCGTTCCGGCGTCCGCCGAGGTCGCGGCGGCGCTCGGGGTGGCCGAGGACAGTGACGTACACCGGGTCGAGCGGCTGCGCCTGGCGCACGGCGAGCCGATGGCGTACCTGTGCAACTTCCTGCCGCCCGCCCTGATCGACCTGGACACCCCGCAGCTGGAGGCCACCGGCCTGTACCGCCTGATGCGCGCCGCCGGCATCACCCTGCACAGTGCCCGCCAGACCATCGGCGCCCGCGCGGCCACCGCCGTCGAGGCCGAGCGACTGGCCGAGGAGGAGGGCGCCCCGCTGCTCACGATGCAGCGGGTGACGTTCGACGACACGGGCAGAGCGGTCGAGTACGGCACGCATACGTACCGACCGAGCCGCTACTCCTTCGAGTTCCAGCTGCTCGTACGGTCATGA
- a CDS encoding Gfo/Idh/MocA family oxidoreductase — protein sequence MRIGVIGTGRIGTIHANTLSRHREVGSLILTDADGARAQELARRLGETAAPGVDEIFRWGVDAVVITTATSAHAELIGRAARAGLPVFCEKPIALDLPGTLQAIGEVETAGTILQMGFQRRFDPGYVGAREAVRSGRLGRLHTVRALSSDQKPPPVEWLPLSGGLYRDTLIHDFDVLRWVTGREVVDVYAAGSDAGPAMFREAGDVDTAAVVLTLDDGTLATATATRLNGAGYDVRMELAGESDQIVVGLDDRTPIASTEPTGPPAADKPWSGFLERFGPAYEAELNAFVEVVRGERANPCDGREALQALRIAEACELSRSERRPVALAEIAGGAQAAAL from the coding sequence ATGCGCATCGGGGTCATCGGTACGGGCCGCATCGGCACGATTCACGCCAACACGCTGAGCCGCCATCGCGAGGTCGGCTCCCTGATCCTCACGGACGCGGACGGCGCGCGGGCCCAGGAACTGGCGCGGCGCCTGGGCGAGACGGCGGCGCCCGGAGTGGACGAGATCTTCAGGTGGGGCGTGGACGCGGTGGTGATCACCACGGCGACGTCGGCCCACGCCGAACTGATCGGTCGGGCAGCACGGGCGGGGCTTCCGGTGTTCTGCGAGAAGCCCATAGCGCTCGATCTGCCGGGCACGCTGCAAGCGATCGGGGAGGTGGAGACGGCCGGGACGATTCTGCAGATGGGTTTCCAGCGCCGCTTCGACCCGGGGTACGTGGGCGCGCGCGAGGCGGTGCGGTCCGGGCGGCTCGGGCGGTTGCACACCGTGCGGGCGCTCAGCAGCGACCAGAAGCCGCCGCCGGTCGAGTGGCTGCCGCTGTCCGGCGGGCTGTACCGGGACACGCTGATCCATGACTTCGACGTGTTGCGCTGGGTGACCGGGCGCGAGGTCGTCGACGTGTACGCGGCCGGGTCGGACGCCGGGCCCGCGATGTTCCGCGAAGCGGGCGACGTGGACACGGCCGCGGTGGTGCTGACCCTGGACGACGGCACACTCGCCACGGCCACGGCGACGCGGCTGAACGGCGCCGGGTACGACGTACGCATGGAGCTGGCCGGGGAGTCGGACCAGATCGTGGTGGGTCTGGACGACCGTACGCCGATCGCGTCCACGGAGCCGACCGGGCCGCCCGCGGCGGACAAGCCCTGGTCGGGGTTCCTGGAGCGGTTCGGACCGGCCTACGAGGCGGAGCTGAACGCGTTCGTGGAGGTGGTGCGCGGGGAGCGGGCCAATCCCTGCGACGGGCGGGAGGCCTTGCAGGCATTGCGGATCGCGGAGGCGTGCGAGCTGTCGCGGAGTGAGAGACGACCGGTCGCGCTCGCGGAGATCGCGGGCGGGGCTCAGGCTGCGGCTCTGTGA
- a CDS encoding cytochrome P450, with the protein MTEVIDLGEYGDGFRTDPHPVYARLRERGPVHRVRLQVPDAHHVTWLVVGYEEARAALADPRLAKDGSKIGVTFLDEQLIGKYLLVADPPQHTRLRGLITRAFTMRRVEELRPRIQQITDELLDVMLPHGRADLVESLAYPLPITVICELLGVPEMDRTEFRKLSTEAVAPTSEKSEYDALVRLAEYLIELIDDKRRAGPSADLLGDLIRTTAEDGDRLSPQELRGMAFVLLIAGHETTVNLITNAVHALLTYPDQLAALRADMTLLDAAIEEALRYEGPVENATFRFAAEPLEIAGVPIAQGESVMVGLTAADRDAARFRAPDRFDIHRDARGHLAFGHGIHYCLGAPLARLEARTAIRSLLERAPDLALDGAPGEWLPGVLMRGVRSLPVRW; encoded by the coding sequence ATGACAGAAGTGATCGACCTGGGGGAGTACGGCGACGGGTTCCGCACCGACCCCCACCCCGTATACGCGCGGCTGCGAGAGCGCGGCCCGGTGCACCGGGTGCGGTTGCAGGTGCCGGACGCTCACCATGTGACCTGGCTCGTCGTCGGGTACGAGGAGGCGCGCGCGGCACTCGCCGACCCGCGGCTGGCCAAGGACGGCAGCAAGATCGGGGTGACGTTCCTGGACGAGCAGCTGATCGGAAAGTACCTGCTGGTCGCCGACCCGCCCCAGCACACCCGCCTGCGCGGACTCATCACGCGCGCGTTCACGATGCGCCGCGTCGAGGAACTCCGGCCGAGAATCCAGCAGATCACCGACGAACTGCTCGACGTGATGCTGCCACACGGCCGGGCCGACCTCGTCGAGTCGCTCGCCTACCCGCTGCCGATCACCGTGATCTGCGAGCTGCTCGGCGTCCCCGAGATGGACCGTACGGAGTTCCGCAAGCTGTCCACGGAGGCCGTCGCGCCGACGAGTGAGAAGAGCGAGTACGACGCCTTAGTGCGCCTCGCCGAGTACCTCATCGAGCTCATCGACGACAAGCGGCGTGCCGGGCCGAGCGCCGACCTGCTGGGCGACCTGATCCGCACCACCGCCGAGGACGGCGACCGGCTCTCCCCCCAGGAACTGCGGGGCATGGCCTTCGTCCTGCTGATCGCCGGCCACGAGACGACGGTCAACCTCATCACCAACGCCGTCCACGCCCTGCTCACCTACCCGGACCAACTGGCCGCCCTGCGCGCCGACATGACGCTCCTGGACGCCGCGATCGAGGAGGCGCTGCGCTACGAGGGCCCGGTGGAGAACGCGACGTTCCGATTCGCCGCCGAGCCCCTGGAGATCGCCGGAGTACCCATCGCACAGGGCGAGTCGGTGATGGTCGGCCTGACCGCCGCCGACCGTGACGCGGCCCGCTTCCGCGCCCCGGACCGCTTCGACATCCACCGCGACGCCCGCGGCCACCTCGCCTTCGGCCACGGCATCCACTACTGCCTGGGCGCACCTCTGGCCCGCCTGGAGGCCCGCACGGCGATACGGTCCCTGCTGGAGCGAGCGCCGGACCTGGCCCTGGACGGGGCGCCGGGGGAGTGGCTGCCGGGGGTGTTGATGCGTGGGGTGCGGAGTCTGCCGGTGCGTTGGTAG
- a CDS encoding response regulator transcription factor, which translates to MTAIRLLLVDDDPLVRAGLSFMMGGADDIEIVGEAADGAEVETLVDRTRPDVVLMDIRMPSVDGLTATERLRGRADAPQVVVLTTFHADEQVLRALRAGAAGFVLKDTPPAQIVDAVRRVAAGDPVLSPTVTRQLMDHAAGTAADTRRTRARERLTTLNDREREVAVAVGRGLSNADIAAELFMSVATVKTHVSRVLAKLDLNNRVQIALLAYDAGLLEEVEEDGH; encoded by the coding sequence ATGACTGCGATCAGACTGCTCCTCGTCGACGACGACCCCTTGGTCAGAGCCGGCCTGTCCTTCATGATGGGCGGCGCCGACGACATCGAGATCGTCGGTGAGGCGGCCGACGGCGCAGAGGTCGAGACATTGGTCGACCGGACCCGGCCGGACGTGGTCCTGATGGACATCCGGATGCCGTCGGTCGACGGCCTCACCGCCACGGAGCGGCTGCGCGGCAGGGCGGACGCCCCGCAGGTGGTGGTGCTGACCACCTTCCACGCCGACGAACAGGTGCTGCGCGCCCTGCGCGCGGGCGCCGCCGGGTTCGTCCTCAAGGACACGCCGCCCGCGCAGATCGTCGACGCGGTGCGCCGGGTCGCGGCCGGTGACCCGGTCCTGTCGCCCACCGTGACACGCCAGTTGATGGACCACGCGGCGGGCACCGCGGCCGACACGCGCCGCACGCGCGCGCGTGAGCGGCTCACCACCCTCAACGACCGCGAACGCGAGGTCGCCGTCGCGGTGGGCCGGGGCCTGTCCAACGCCGACATCGCCGCGGAGCTCTTCATGAGCGTCGCCACCGTCAAGACCCACGTCTCCCGCGTCCTGGCCAAGCTCGACCTCAACAACCGGGTGCAGATCGCCCTGTTGGCGTACGACGCGGGACTTCTGGAGGAAGTGGAGGAAGACGGGCACTAG
- a CDS encoding sensor histidine kinase, which translates to MSGDKPESVPQVFEGRRWLLPSALIKEFELDPERSGRPRRTARDWVVDFSCFLLAVIIGLLTAETVADEHLPVGLAAVDQLLGALACAAVWLRRRWPVGLAIAMVPVCFVSSTAGGAGVVAFFTLAVHRPFRYVAWVGGVSVALLPLFFWLRPDPDVPYGWAIFLGVLLTGGVVGWGMFVRSKRQLMLSLRDRARRAETEAQLRAEQAQRLARESIAREMHDVLAHRLTLLSVHAGALEFRPDAPREEIARAAGVIRESAHEALQDLREIIGVLRAGEPDDAGRPQPTLAALEALVAESREAGMKVTLDQCVTDPAAVPASVGRTAYRIAQEGLTNARKHAPGTEVTVAVAGAPGEGLSVAVRNPAPEGEVPHVPGSGQGLIGLTERATLTGGRLEHGPVADGGFEVRAWLPWG; encoded by the coding sequence GTGAGTGGTGACAAGCCGGAGTCGGTACCGCAGGTCTTCGAAGGGCGGCGCTGGCTGCTGCCCTCGGCCCTGATCAAAGAGTTCGAGCTCGACCCCGAGCGCTCCGGACGGCCCCGGCGCACCGCGCGCGACTGGGTGGTCGACTTCTCCTGCTTCCTTTTGGCCGTGATCATCGGTCTGCTGACCGCGGAGACGGTGGCCGACGAGCACCTCCCGGTCGGCCTCGCCGCCGTCGACCAGCTCCTCGGCGCGCTCGCCTGTGCCGCGGTGTGGCTGCGGCGCCGCTGGCCGGTCGGGCTCGCGATCGCGATGGTCCCGGTCTGCTTCGTGTCGAGCACCGCGGGTGGCGCGGGCGTGGTGGCCTTCTTCACGCTCGCCGTGCACCGGCCCTTCCGGTACGTGGCCTGGGTGGGCGGGGTCTCCGTGGCGCTGCTCCCGCTGTTCTTCTGGCTCCGCCCCGACCCCGATGTGCCCTACGGCTGGGCGATCTTCCTCGGCGTGCTGCTGACCGGCGGGGTGGTCGGCTGGGGCATGTTCGTACGGTCCAAACGGCAGCTCATGCTGAGCCTGCGCGACCGCGCCCGGCGCGCCGAGACGGAGGCACAGCTGCGTGCCGAACAGGCCCAGCGGCTCGCCCGCGAATCCATCGCCCGGGAGATGCACGACGTCCTCGCCCACCGCCTGACGCTGCTCAGCGTGCACGCGGGCGCCCTGGAGTTCCGGCCCGACGCGCCCCGGGAGGAGATCGCGCGGGCGGCGGGCGTCATCCGGGAGAGCGCCCACGAGGCCCTCCAGGACCTACGGGAGATCATCGGCGTGCTGCGGGCGGGCGAGCCGGACGACGCCGGCCGCCCGCAGCCGACCCTCGCGGCGCTGGAGGCGCTGGTCGCCGAGTCCCGGGAGGCCGGCATGAAGGTCACCCTCGACCAGTGCGTCACCGACCCCGCAGCCGTGCCCGCCTCCGTGGGCCGCACCGCCTACCGCATCGCCCAGGAGGGCCTGACCAACGCCCGCAAGCACGCCCCCGGCACGGAGGTCACGGTGGCGGTGGCCGGCGCACCGGGCGAGGGCCTGTCGGTAGCGGTACGCAACCCCGCGCCCGAGGGTGAGGTTCCCCATGTCCCCGGCTCCGGACAGGGCCTGATCGGGCTGACGGAACGGGCCACGCTGACGGGCGGCCGCCTGGAGCACGGGCCGGTGGCGGACGGCGGGTTCGAGGTGCGGGCCTGGCTGCCGTGGGGGTGA